The Manihot esculenta cultivar AM560-2 chromosome 1, M.esculenta_v8, whole genome shotgun sequence genome has a window encoding:
- the LOC110627506 gene encoding uncharacterized protein LOC110627506 isoform X2, with translation MPILLNLDKFADCKGTETYIYRSASSGNPSFKTMNHVVRSVSHHRPSAVFLSSKSNRLGRRTTASVISFRQATTTVSSTPENPHNMDKTQNPDEKTEWGDVMSHSFGEGYATRSDEEGFGGIYGGNQSERKEKIHENHPGAREVK, from the exons atgcCGATTTTGTTGAATCTTGATAAATTTGCCGACTGCAAAGGCACTGAAACTTATATATATAGGAGTGCATCCTCCGGAAACCCGAGTTTCAAAACGATGAACCACGTTGTTAGATCGGTAAGTCATCATCGTCCATCCGCTGTTTTTCTATCTTCCAAGTCAAATCGGCTAGGTCGTAGGACGACTGCTTCAGTTATCAGTTTCAGGCAAGCCACTACTACCGTGTCGAGCACTCCAGAGAATCCGCACAACATGGACAAGACTCAGAACCCAGATGAGAAAACTGAGTGGGg ggACGTTATGTCTCATTCGTTTGGAGAAGGGTATGCAACCAGGTCTGATGAAGAAGGATTTGGTGGGATTTATGGAGGAAACCAGTCggaaaggaaagagaaaattCATGAGAATCACCCTG GAGCCAGGGAAGTGAAGTGA
- the LOC110627506 gene encoding uncharacterized protein LOC110627506 isoform X1: protein MPILLNLDKFADCKGTETYIYRSASSGNPSFKTMNHVVRSVSHHRPSAVFLSSKSNRLGRRTTASVISFRQATTTVSSTPENPHNMDKTQNPDEKTEWGDVMSHSFGEGYATRSDEEGFGGIYGGNQSERKEKIHENHPDYDRSQGSEVNEKEKSRHQSNNPP from the exons atgcCGATTTTGTTGAATCTTGATAAATTTGCCGACTGCAAAGGCACTGAAACTTATATATATAGGAGTGCATCCTCCGGAAACCCGAGTTTCAAAACGATGAACCACGTTGTTAGATCGGTAAGTCATCATCGTCCATCCGCTGTTTTTCTATCTTCCAAGTCAAATCGGCTAGGTCGTAGGACGACTGCTTCAGTTATCAGTTTCAGGCAAGCCACTACTACCGTGTCGAGCACTCCAGAGAATCCGCACAACATGGACAAGACTCAGAACCCAGATGAGAAAACTGAGTGGGg ggACGTTATGTCTCATTCGTTTGGAGAAGGGTATGCAACCAGGTCTGATGAAGAAGGATTTGGTGGGATTTATGGAGGAAACCAGTCggaaaggaaagagaaaattCATGAGAATCACCCTG ATTATGACAGGAGCCAGGGAAGTGAAGTGAATGAGAAGGAGAAATCGAGGCACCAGAGCAATAATCCTCCTTAA
- the LOC110627506 gene encoding uncharacterized protein LOC110627506 isoform X3, which produces MNHVVRSVSHHRPSAVFLSSKSNRLGRRTTASVISFRQATTTVSSTPENPHNMDKTQNPDEKTEWGDVMSHSFGEGYATRSDEEGFGGIYGGNQSERKEKIHENHPDYDRSQGSEVNEKEKSRHQSNNPP; this is translated from the exons ATGAACCACGTTGTTAGATCGGTAAGTCATCATCGTCCATCCGCTGTTTTTCTATCTTCCAAGTCAAATCGGCTAGGTCGTAGGACGACTGCTTCAGTTATCAGTTTCAGGCAAGCCACTACTACCGTGTCGAGCACTCCAGAGAATCCGCACAACATGGACAAGACTCAGAACCCAGATGAGAAAACTGAGTGGGg ggACGTTATGTCTCATTCGTTTGGAGAAGGGTATGCAACCAGGTCTGATGAAGAAGGATTTGGTGGGATTTATGGAGGAAACCAGTCggaaaggaaagagaaaattCATGAGAATCACCCTG ATTATGACAGGAGCCAGGGAAGTGAAGTGAATGAGAAGGAGAAATCGAGGCACCAGAGCAATAATCCTCCTTAA